Proteins encoded by one window of Sorex araneus isolate mSorAra2 chromosome 3, mSorAra2.pri, whole genome shotgun sequence:
- the CISD3 gene encoding CDGSH iron-sulfur domain-containing protein 3, mitochondrial: protein MRGVGALLRPAAWELSQTRGIFSWLARWFPKTPAKPVVALKTPIKVELVAGKTYRWCVCGRSKKQPFCDGSHFFQHTGLFPLKFKAQETRTMALCTCKATQKPPYCDGTHRSERVQKTQVGSPLCEDDEVPAVGPQRP from the exons ATGCGCGGCGTGGGGGCGCTCCTGCGGCCCGCGGCCTGG GAGCTGAGCCAGACGAGGGGCATTTTCTCCTGGCTG GCCCGATGGTTCCCCAAAACCCCAGCCAAGCCTGTAGTGGCCCTGAAAACACCCATCAAGGTGGAGCTAGTGGCTGGGAAGACGtacaggtggtgtgtgtgtggccgcAGCAAGAAGCAG CCTTTCTGTGACGGCTCCCATTTCTTCCAACACACGGGCCTCTTTCCACTCAAGTTCAAGGCCCAGGAGACGCGCACCATGGCCCTCTGCACCTGCAAGGCCACCCAGAAGCCGCCCTACTGCGATGGCACCCACAGGAGTGAGAGGGTGCAGAAGACCCAAGTGGGCTCCCCACTCTGTGAGGACGACGAGGTGCCTGCGGTGGGGCCCCAGAGGCCTTAA